CTTTTCGTCGCAACGCCGGCAAGGAGCGTGGGTACGTGCAGCTCACGGCGAGCGCCAAAAACGAGAACCGCCTGACTTTCGAGTGTGAAGACTGCAGGGTGTTGCCCAAACACCTCGATCTCACACTGACACGCGTGGCGGATAGCTGGCGAATCTCCAACTTGAAGAAGGCGGAGCGAGAGCAAGACGAACAGGACGAGCAGAACGACTAGCCGCAGCCTAGGCGCGCAGGCTCCTGACGAACGAGCTGGGGCTCGTACCGACGGCCGTCTTGAAATCCCGCGCCATGTGCGCCTGGTCCGCGTAGCCGAGTTCCGCTGCCAAATCGGCGAGGTTGGCCGCTTCACCGCGTTCGAGTCGCTTGGCCACCTCTTGCAGGCGATTGCGACGGATCACCCACTTCGGAGAGGCACCGACGTGCTCGCGAAACAAGCTCTGAAGGGCACGAGGCCCCATTCCTGCTGCGCTGGCTAGTTGGTCGACGCTGGTCATCGCGGGGTCTTGCACGATGCGTTCGACCAGAGCGATGGCGAGGTGAACTTGACGCAGTTCTTCACTGCGACGCTGAGCAAGGAGCCAAGTCTGGAGGTGTTCGAGAGCCGGGCCATCTTCGACGGGTCCCAGAATGGCGGCCTCCAGTTCTCCGGCGACTTCCGCAAACACCGAATTCAGGGGAGCGATCTGGCAAGAGAGCTGAATCGCGGGCGTGCATGCGAAGGCGCGAAAGCCGCCAGGTCGGAGTTTGACCCCTCGAACGAAGCCGTCGCCCTCCAAAGTGCGGCGCCATACTCGAGTCCACACGCCCACCACGCGGCTACCCCGCTGAGCGCCACCCTCGAACACGAAGTGTACGCTCGGATCCCCGAGTAGCTCCGTCGTATGCGACGGCTGTCCGCTCAGCTTCCATCGTCCAACCCAGAGCGTTTCGACGACGTCAGCGAGCTCGGGGCGGGGAGGATGGGTGGACGAAGTGACTCCCGCTGGTGAGGGCCGTGACACCAACCCTCGCGTGCGTGGTGCAACGTCGGATCGCGTTTCTTCAAGCCCGTCGTTCTCGCTCATCCTAGGGTGTCCAGCGAACGGAGGCGTAGCATGAAGGAAATCACTTTGAAAAAGTTGGCAGATATCGAGGCCTATGCGGGTCCCAACGCCATCGACGGGATACGATTCCGCCCGGCTCGTCCGGCCCTCGGGATCTCGTCCTGGGGCATGAACGTCCTGGAACTCGATCCGAACTGCACGAGCTACCCCGAGCACCACCATGGCTCGGACAATCACGAAGAGGTGTATGTCGTGTTGAGAGGGTCGGTATTCCTGCAGGCCAAGGGAGAGGAGTGGCGACTGGATGCAGGCGACATGGTGCGCGTGGCGCCGCCCGTCTCGAGGAAGTTCGTTACCCGCGAAGCGGGCGCGACGCTTCTCGCCCTTGGTGGAACTCCCGGAAAGCCCTACGAACCCTCGATGGGAGGCTGAACGGCCAGGAGAGCGGTCGAACCCGGCGTGTCACACTTTGCCCCATGAGCCCGATACGAACACCATGTGGCGCTGGTTCTTCGCTCTAGCCGTGTTGACCGTCGGCCTGCCCGCTGGCGCGCTGGAAAGCTGGGACCGAACGCGCATTCGCACCGATCTCGAGGCGGGCCGACCGCTGGTGGTTCGCGTGATCGTCGCCTTGTGCCACAACGACCAGGTGGACTGCGGCAGTCAGGCCGCGGGCGCGCCGGGCAATCTGAAGACGAACTTGTACTGGGGAGCGATCTTCGGCGCGCGTCGGTTCTTGGAACGCAAAGGCAGCGCGTTCCAGCGCGTGTTCTTGGCACCGGGCCCCGACGGAGTGCTGGAGCGCGCCGTGTATCGACGCAAAGTGCCTGCCAAGCGCTGGGGGCTGGCGCGTACGGAACCCATCGAACAGCTCGTGGTGCTCGATGCAGTGCACGGCAACGCCATCGACCGCGCCGTCACCGGTTTCTGGCGCACGGCAACCGAAGGCGACACGGTGGAGTTCTTGGATGCCGGCAAGTCACGGCGCCTGGGGGTGCACGTGGCGGGATATGTGGGGCACAACCGTTTGATGGATGGAACCAGGCTACCGGCTGCGCCTCGGAGCGCGAAGCAGGCGATTCCGTCTTTCGTGCTCGCCTGCTACTCGGAGAGCTACTTCAGCGCGGCACTGACACGCGCGGGCTCGAAGCCCTTGGTGATGACCCGCGCGCTGATGGCGCCCGAGGGCTACGTACTCAACGCGGTGCTCTTGGGCATCGGAGACGGGCAGAGCGAGCAAGTGGCCCGCGCGCGAGCCGTGGCTGCCTACGCCAAGTGGCAGAAGCTCTCCAACGGCGTCGCCTCGCGCATCTTCGCGCCGCGCTGAGTTTCGACGAGGGGTGCGCCTGCCGGGGGCTCAGGGAGAAATTCCCTTGCCAACGCAGCACAGCAGCACAGACTCGGACGCATGAAGACGCTTCGCTTGCTGTCGTTGGTATCGGCCTTCGTGCTGTCCATTGCGTCCTCCATGGTTGGCTGTGGTGGCGACTCCAGCTCGGACGATGCAGGTGGAAGCGGTGGCGCCGCGGGCAGCGGTGGCGGCAGCGCGGGGAGCGGCGGCACTGGGGGCATTGGCGGCGCCGGCGGAACCGATGGCGGCTTCGTCCACGCCTGCAAGGATCCGAAGCCCATTCTGGTGAACGGTCAACCCACGGGTCTCGAGAGCTGTGGGACCTCGGCGGCACGACGGGCGGAGAGCACGACCTGCCCGGAGCTGATGCCACGTGCCAGCGCCTGCACGGCGACGCAGTTGGATTGTACGACTGACGCTGACTGCACGGCTGCTCCGCACGGCTATTGCGCCTTCAGTGCTGCGGGCTTCATGCAACCGTCGGTGTGCGGCTGCCGCTACGGCTGCACGCAAGACTCCGAATGCCCGCAAGGTCAGGCGTGCCTGTGTGGGGAACCGACGGGCCAGTGTGTCCTGGCAGACTGCGCGACGTCGGCGGAGTGCACCAGCGGTTTCGATTGCGTCACCGCCTACGGTGACTGCACCGGGAAGCAGCTGCACTGTCAGCAGCCCGCGGACGAATGCGGAAGCGCCGACGACTGTCCGAACGGCTACTGTGGCGTCGGGCCCCAGGGCAACTTCGTCTGCCTTGGTTCGGGCTGTGGGGCAGCGGGCGGCTAATGCCGAAGAGACCCGGCGTCGAAGGTCGCGCGACGCTCAAAAAGCGATGAATTCCGCTTCAGCGGCGATGTAGGGAACGTAGCGAAAGTCGCGAATGTGGCTGACCTTGTCGTCGCTGAACTCGAGCAGCACGAAGTACGCGGGGCGCTCGGCACCTCCCACATAGGCAGCACACACCAGGCGACCTTCCAGTACACCGGGGCGCAGCCTGACGTCTTCTTTCGCGTAGCGACCGAAGTACATTCCGACCTCCTTGCCGCGGCGACGCGACTTGCTGACCAGGTCCAGCCGACAATCTTCCCCGACCAAGGCGCGCACGCCATCCCAGTCACGGGCGTTGAACAGCTGCGCGTAGCGTTCCAGCATCTGGCGCGAGCCTTCGCTTTGTGAGGCTTGCTCGGGACTTGCTTCGCGCAACTTCCCGCGTCCGCGCACCAAGGCTGCTTTGACTGCCATGACGGTGGTCTCCATCGTTTCGGCCGTTTCCTCCAAGGAGTGGCCCAATACGTCCTTCAGAATGACCGCGCAGCGCTGGGTGACCGGCAGGGTCAGAAACTGTCCGAGAGCGGCGCGAACCGCGTAGGGGTCCGGCGCCTCGTCCACGTCACCCAAGTCGCTCATGTCGCCACGCACCTCCGTGAAGCGGCGACCGTGGCTGCGGAGAAAGTCGATCGCCGTATTGTGCGCAATGCGAAAGAGCCAGGGCCGCAGTTCGGGAACCTGAGGGTTGATGCTCAGGTTGTAGAAGGCTTTGGCCAGGGTCTCCTGGACGATGTCCTCGCCTTCGATGACGGAACCCGTCAGTCGTGCACAGTAGCGGTGCAACTCGGGGCGAATGTCTCCGACCAAGGTCAAGAACTGTTCTCGCGCTGCGGCGATGTTTTCGAAGGCTTCTCCCGTCACGGTCCCTAGCCTACTCGCCTGAAGTCGCTCACGCTCCCTCGAGCACGCGATAGCTGCCTACTTCCTCGAGTTCCACGCTGACCGGCGGCTCGTCGCAACGCGCGCCCACCTCGGAGACGAAGCGACGGAACTCTTCCAAGGCCAGGAGTGGGTTGGCGCCGTCCTCTGTCTCGACGGATGCCAGGTGCATGAAGCTGACGCCGTCCGCGAGCCGAAAGGTCGCATAGCGGATACCCTGAGGCGCATCTTCTCGCAGGCGCGCGAACACGGCGCGAACTTGCTCCAGGTTGGTTTCTACCTGATCGGGCTTGACGCGATAGCGAACGAGGATGCGCTTCATGCGTCACCACCTTCCGCGGCGCGCTTCAGATCTGCAGCGTAGCTTTCGAAGGCAGGGGCAAAGTCCGGCAGGCTGCCTCGGATCATCGGTAGCATCACGCCGGCGAAGCGTTCGGTCATGGTGAACTCGGTACCGCCATCCTCTGCCTCGTCCAGGATGAAGGTGCGAACTCCTTTGAACATCGGGGCGAAGCCGTCGCTCCACTCCATCAGCGCGTTCTCTTCGAAGCGGGTCACGGTGGGACGAAAGGTGCGGCTCGGATCCAGGGGGACCTTGATCGCCAGGCGTTGGCCCAGCGCGATGTCGCCTTCGATGCTGTCCACGGTGGAGTTCCAACGCTTGAAGCCGGCAGCGTCGGTGAGCAGCCGCCAGATCGCGGCCCGCGGGGCCGCTATTTGACAGTGAATGGAGCACTCCTGACTGAAGGTGGCTTTCTGGGTCTGCGCTTTGAACTTCGTACTCATGCCCCCAACGACGATTGGGCACCGCAAAAGGATGCGCAGCCGGGGACATTTTTCTTCGTCGGGCAATTTGCCTGCGCCATGGCGCTTGGTCAGGCCAGCGCTAGCGCTTCAGACGGACGATGCCCAGCCCCGAAACGGCCCAGTAGAGGAACTGGTCGTGGTGTGCGATGGGCACTTCGGGCGGGAGTAGACCCGCCAGCACCGTGTGCTCGGAGCTGCCATACTCCAGGAGCTGGCCAGGGTCGCCTTGCGTGAACCACAACTTGCCGTCGGCGACGGCTATGTCGAACGGGCGCTCGCCCAACGCTGCAAGGACCTCAGGGGTGCCACCCAGGCGTGGAACGCGCAGCAACTCGTTAGCGGCTCGATCGGCCAAGTAGACGAAGTCAATGTCTACGCTGATGCGGTAGGCATCGAAGTTGCCGGATGCAACCTCGGCCACGGCCAGGGTCTGTGTATCCACGCTCAGCAGCGCGCCGGGGTCGACCAACGCTGCGAATAGCGTCCCGTCAGCGAGCCCTAGCGTTCGGATTCGTCCCGGATGAGTCAGGATCAACTCGTGGTTCGCACCGTCGGGGCTCGCGCGGTAGACGTGTGCGATTGGGCCCGCTGCGTCAGAATCACTCGAATCGGCATCGAGTTCCGAACCGTCGAGCTGTGACGCATCGAGGAAAACCGCTGAATCTACCGAGGTGGCGTCGAGGGACGCGTCCTCGGCATCGACGCTGGCGTCTCCCACCCCCGAGCTTCCGGCGGGAGCCATGCCGCCGTAGTAGATCCAGCCGTCGGCAGCGGTCAGCGCGTCGACCAGCACGTTGGTGGCGTAAGGCTCCACGAAGCTGCCGACTGGTTTGCTGCGAAGCACATACACTTGGCCGGACCACGCCGACACGTACACGTCGGTGTCCAGGGGGACAATTGCGGTCGCCACAACTTTGGGAATCAAGGTGACGGAACTCGTGGCAGGGGCGACAAACTGAACGCCCCCGTCCGTCGCTGCAAAATAGACCCCCGCGTCCACTACCGCCAGCGTCGTGACGTCCGCAGGAGTCGCTGCGACTACTTCGGGTGCGAAACACGAACCGAGCGTACACGAGCCCTCGCAGGCGAACTCACAACGGCCACATGCGAGGGCATCGTTCGCAAGGTCGGCCTCGCATCCATCATTCGGACTTTCGTTGCAGTCGGCACGGCCAGGTTGGCACCCAATCGCCACGCACTCGCCGCCTGAAGGCTCGTACAGGACGCCAGCATCCGGCGGACAGGTGAGTTCGATGCTCGCGTCCCCCGCAGTTGCTCCCCAACCGGCCCAACCCGGGGTTCCACCGGTATACGACGAATAGCCGCCGCCGTCGGAGGTTGCATAGGGTGCTCCGCACCCCTGGTCATCGTTCTTGGATGACCCACACGTGCAAGCAACACCAAAGACGCCAAGTAAGGCGAGGAGCTGAGTCCTCACCCATGAATTGTGACACGCCAACGGTCCGAGCGCAGGTGTCGACGCGTCGCCCCTGCGGCGGTACGCTCCAGGCGAGCGATGCACCGACAGCGCGACGATGCGGCCCAGTGGATCCTCCGACGCCGACGGCAATTCGTCGCTGCCGCCTTGGCGGGACTGGCGGGGTGCCAGGCCACCGCGCCAGGTCGCGAGCCCGCGCCAGCGGTGACGGTGAGCGATCCACCAGAGGTAGTGGCGGAACCTGAAGTCGAAAAAGACGCTGAAGCCGAAGCTCTGCCCCAGCGCGAGAGGCCAATGGACACGGACAAGGATGGCATCGCAGACCAAGACGATGACTGTCCTGATCAGCCGGGGTCGGATCCCGATCACCCCGGCTGTCCCGACCTAGTGCCGTCGATCTGCCTCTCGGTGTACTGAGCTCTCACGAGCGAGGGCCGCGTCGCGCCCTACCCCTGGTGCGCGCGTATCCAGGCGAATCACCGGGAGATTGCGCGAAGTTCACGCCTTCGCGGGCCTCCGGCAGGCGGCCGCGCGGGCGCGTCACGTGCTGGAGCGCAAGGGGATGCTAAACTCGGCCTCCGCAAACCAAGGAGTATCGATGAGACTGGCTGCATATCTGGGGTACGCGAGCATTGGAGCTTTGATCGGGAGCGGCGCGCTTTTCGCGTGTTCCAGCACGAGTGCAGGCAATCCAGTCGGCGGAGGCGCAGCCCCCGGTGGCGGCAGCGGCGGCAGCGGCGCCGGTGTGGGCGCGACGTCGGGCGCAGCCGGGAGTGGCTCGGGCATATCCTTCGATGCAGGCGGCGACAGTGGCCCTACGGATGCTTCTGCTTGCGGCAAGCTCCAAGCCGAAGCGCAGATCGAGGTGAAGCCAGTCGACATCATCTTCGTCATCGACAACTCGTGTTCGATGAACACGGAAGCGCAGGGCGTTCAGGACAACATCTCGACGAACTTCGCGCAGATCATCAGTGCGAGCGGCGTCGACTACCGTGTGATCATGATCTCCGACAGCGGCCCGACCAGCAGTGGTTCGGTGTGCATCGGGCCGCCCCTGGGTGGGAGCGTTTGCCCCACCGCGGACGGCGTGCCGCCCATCAACAATCCGCCTCTCTTCTATCACTACGACAAGGGCAACGTCGAAAGCTGGGACGGCTGGTGCAAGGCCATGGCCTGGTACGATCAGCCCAGCGAGCACGACGCCACGCTGCAAGGCTGGAAGACCTGGCTTCGCCCGGAGGCGTACAAGGCCTTCGTTTCGATCACCGACGATCGAGTGGACTGCAACGCTGGTGGCACGAACCCGGGCTCGTCTTGCACGACACCGGGCCCCAAGTGCTACGACGATCAGTCCAGCACCACGGGCGCGCTGGCGACCGCGCAGCAGTTCGATGCGGACCTGATGGCGCTGGATCCCGCGCAGTTTGGCAGCGTCGCGGAGCGCAAGTACATCTGGTACAGCATCGTCGGGGTTGCCGCGAATCCGGCGGATCCGACAGGCGCCTACCAGCCGACGGAGGCGATGACGAGCAGCAAGTGCACGAGCGCAGTGAACACGAGCTACGGCAATCAGGCCCTGAGCCAGATTACGGGCGGCCTGCGCTTCCCGGTGTGTGAGGGCTTCAATTTCAGCACGGTGTTCCAGGAGATCGCGAAAGGCGTGATCGCGGGGGCGAAGATCGCGTGCGAGTTCGCACTGCCTACGCCGCCCGAGGGCAAAGAGTTCGACCTGAATAGTGTCACCGTGAACTTCACCGCAGGTGGGACCACGACGCCGCAGACGCTGACGCAAGCGCCGTCCCTCGCAGCCTGCTCGGCCGGCAAGTTCTATATCGATCAGGATCGCGTCTATTTGTGCCCAGACGCCTGCGGCCTCGTGCAGCAGGATCCCGACGGGAAGCTGGACGTATTGGTCGACTGCGTGAAGGACATCCCCAGGTGAACCGTGGCACCGCCGGCAGATGAAGCCGAGCGCACGCGGCGGCTGATCCTGGCGCGGCGCGAGCGCTTGATCGCGGCCGCGCTCACCGGTGCCGGGCTCAGCCTCAGCCTGACGGCCTGTGATAGCAGCGGC
The nucleotide sequence above comes from Polyangiaceae bacterium. Encoded proteins:
- a CDS encoding SRPBCC domain-containing protein, with amino-acid sequence MSTKFKAQTQKATFSQECSIHCQIAAPRAAIWRLLTDAAGFKRWNSTVDSIEGDIALGQRLAIKVPLDPSRTFRPTVTRFEENALMEWSDGFAPMFKGVRTFILDEAEDGGTEFTMTERFAGVMLPMIRGSLPDFAPAFESYAADLKRAAEGGDA
- a CDS encoding cupin domain-containing protein, with the protein product MKEITLKKLADIEAYAGPNAIDGIRFRPARPALGISSWGMNVLELDPNCTSYPEHHHGSDNHEEVYVVLRGSVFLQAKGEEWRLDAGDMVRVAPPVSRKFVTREAGATLLALGGTPGKPYEPSMGG
- a CDS encoding helix-turn-helix transcriptional regulator; this encodes MSENDGLEETRSDVAPRTRGLVSRPSPAGVTSSTHPPRPELADVVETLWVGRWKLSGQPSHTTELLGDPSVHFVFEGGAQRGSRVVGVWTRVWRRTLEGDGFVRGVKLRPGGFRAFACTPAIQLSCQIAPLNSVFAEVAGELEAAILGPVEDGPALEHLQTWLLAQRRSEELRQVHLAIALVERIVQDPAMTSVDQLASAAGMGPRALQSLFREHVGASPKWVIRRNRLQEVAKRLERGEAANLADLAAELGYADQAHMARDFKTAVGTSPSSFVRSLRA
- a CDS encoding sigma-70 family RNA polymerase sigma factor — protein: MTGEAFENIAAAREQFLTLVGDIRPELHRYCARLTGSVIEGEDIVQETLAKAFYNLSINPQVPELRPWLFRIAHNTAIDFLRSHGRRFTEVRGDMSDLGDVDEAPDPYAVRAALGQFLTLPVTQRCAVILKDVLGHSLEETAETMETTVMAVKAALVRGRGKLREASPEQASQSEGSRQMLERYAQLFNARDWDGVRALVGEDCRLDLVSKSRRRGKEVGMYFGRYAKEDVRLRPGVLEGRLVCAAYVGGAERPAYFVLLEFSDDKVSHIRDFRYVPYIAAEAEFIAF